In Kangiella koreensis DSM 16069, a single window of DNA contains:
- a CDS encoding SCO family protein: protein MKQWLQISSVILMLALSGQAYAEDGKASLPDDSIYHLNSEWVTQDEQTINIQSLSGKQQVVSLIYTHCMHTCPTIVATMQNIEKKLPQDVLDNTEFVLISLTPASDTAKVLKEFAEKRKLNPERWTLLTGDKQDVRSLAMALNIRYKKSEDNEVAHSNVFTLLDEQGRIVFQEVGDINKVDETVAKIVSR from the coding sequence ATGAAACAATGGCTTCAGATTAGTTCCGTAATTCTGATGCTCGCATTAAGCGGGCAGGCTTACGCAGAGGACGGTAAAGCAAGTTTACCAGACGACTCTATTTATCACCTAAATAGTGAGTGGGTGACACAAGACGAGCAGACTATTAATATCCAATCACTTTCCGGTAAACAACAAGTAGTCAGCTTGATATACACACACTGCATGCATACCTGCCCGACTATTGTGGCAACCATGCAGAACATCGAGAAAAAATTACCTCAAGACGTCTTGGATAACACGGAGTTTGTTTTGATATCTTTGACTCCAGCGAGTGATACGGCGAAAGTACTTAAAGAGTTCGCTGAAAAAAGAAAGTTAAATCCAGAGCGCTGGACTCTACTAACGGGTGATAAACAAGATGTAAGAAGTCTCGCAATGGCGCTGAATATTCGTTATAAGAAAAGCGAAGATAACGAAGTTGCGCATTCTAATGTTTTCACCTTGTTAGACGAGCAGGGGCGCATTGTTTTTCAGGAAGTCGGCGATATTAACAAAGTTGATGAGACGGTAGCGAAGATTGTGAGTCGCTGA
- a CDS encoding formylglycine-generating enzyme family protein — translation MLNHQLKLLAVSLALLGVSDSSLLYAKDVAKAPEGMELVEGGQYRPLYMSKDSPIQVVDDFYLDQHPVTNQNFQAFINDNPAWSKTQAPKVFVEKHYLQHWQSDTDYPKEINFSPVTNVSWFAADAYCQAQGKRLPRVSEWELAALASETQADGSVEEGYKQKILMWYSRPSQKQLSAVGQNQPNYWGLYDMHGLIWEWTEDFNSALVTGESRGDSTIDTKLFCAGGASGAVDPGDYAAFMRYGFRSSLEAKFALPNLGFRCAADIDQQ, via the coding sequence ATGCTTAATCATCAACTAAAACTACTGGCTGTGTCACTGGCTCTTTTGGGAGTCAGTGACAGTAGCTTGTTGTATGCGAAAGATGTTGCCAAGGCTCCAGAAGGAATGGAGTTGGTAGAAGGGGGGCAGTATCGTCCGTTGTATATGAGTAAGGACAGCCCGATTCAGGTGGTGGATGATTTTTACCTTGACCAACACCCAGTGACCAATCAGAACTTTCAGGCATTCATCAATGATAACCCTGCCTGGTCTAAAACCCAGGCTCCTAAAGTGTTTGTAGAGAAGCATTATTTACAGCACTGGCAATCGGATACAGATTATCCGAAAGAGATAAACTTCAGCCCAGTGACCAATGTTTCCTGGTTTGCTGCGGATGCGTACTGCCAGGCGCAAGGCAAACGTTTACCGCGAGTGAGTGAGTGGGAACTGGCCGCTTTAGCCAGCGAAACACAAGCTGACGGTAGTGTTGAAGAAGGGTATAAGCAAAAGATATTGATGTGGTACAGCAGGCCAAGCCAGAAACAACTGTCAGCAGTCGGACAAAACCAACCCAATTATTGGGGCCTGTACGATATGCATGGCTTAATCTGGGAATGGACTGAAGATTTCAACTCAGCGTTAGTAACGGGTGAATCACGTGGCGATAGCACCATCGATACCAAGCTATTCTGTGCCGGTGGAGCAAGTGGTGCGGTAGACCCGGGTGATTATGCTGCTTTTATGCGCTATGGATTTAGAAGCAGTTTAGAAGCTAAATTTGCACTACCAAATTTAGGATTTCGCTGCGCTGCTGATATCGATCAGCAATAA
- a CDS encoding FHA domain-containing protein has translation MSSEKNPSQHKSEFREDKAGPQGTLVFDSSQVERMIKEEIQKLEDDGTKVPALLATTKPHAGQAFLLEYGKNVIGRGKGNSVTLYDPAASSTHAQITFSDGQWRILNLLSSNGTIVNGEKVSERILSFGDRIQVGHTEFLFTLVDSNEAQVQEDKEEMNWMLIGSLGVAAIILLGVLAWLFL, from the coding sequence ATGTCTTCTGAGAAAAATCCTTCACAACATAAGTCTGAATTTCGTGAAGATAAAGCGGGACCACAAGGAACATTGGTCTTCGATTCGAGTCAAGTAGAAAGGATGATTAAAGAGGAAATTCAAAAGTTGGAAGATGATGGAACCAAGGTTCCAGCTTTACTTGCAACCACTAAGCCTCATGCTGGACAGGCTTTTTTGCTCGAATATGGGAAGAATGTTATTGGGCGCGGTAAGGGCAATAGTGTGACCTTATACGATCCGGCAGCATCTTCAACTCATGCGCAAATCACTTTCTCTGATGGCCAGTGGCGAATTCTAAACTTATTGTCTTCTAACGGTACTATTGTGAATGGTGAGAAGGTTTCCGAGCGAATCCTGTCATTCGGTGATCGAATCCAAGTTGGTCATACTGAGTTTCTCTTTACATTAGTTGATAGCAATGAAGCTCAGGTACAAGAAGATAAAGAAGAAATGAACTGGATGCTGATTGGCTCATTGGGTGTGGCAGCGATTATTCTGTTGGGAGTTCTTGCCTGGCTATTCCTGTAA
- a CDS encoding PP2C family protein-serine/threonine phosphatase produces MSSLQTSKIQFAMLSHKGMSRQNNDDKVFASAELGLWLLSDGVGGLKQGEQASQYAVEEISKSISKGFNLHNAVHSAHSVIKAYNRHEQEDRGATVVAVQSNGSEYEIAWVGDSRAYLWSQETGDLTQLTEDHTLVQKLVNAGLLEQTEVKNHPKRHVITQCLGIENENQLNIGSLKREWDYGESLLLASDGLYEELSRQEIVAALKLPRDNQAKVEYLVELACKNGGSDNISLMLISSPVTEPKPKKQETPLEKFITKIKTILKIG; encoded by the coding sequence ATGAGCAGTCTACAAACGTCCAAAATACAGTTTGCCATGCTTTCGCATAAGGGGATGTCGCGCCAGAACAATGATGACAAGGTTTTTGCTTCCGCTGAATTGGGGCTATGGCTTTTGTCTGATGGTGTCGGTGGTCTTAAGCAAGGCGAACAAGCGAGTCAATACGCTGTTGAAGAGATTTCTAAATCGATTTCTAAAGGTTTTAACTTACATAACGCGGTGCATTCTGCGCATTCTGTGATTAAGGCGTATAATCGTCATGAGCAGGAAGATCGCGGTGCGACTGTGGTTGCTGTGCAATCTAATGGTTCTGAATATGAAATAGCCTGGGTAGGTGATAGTCGTGCTTATCTATGGAGTCAGGAAACGGGTGATTTGACTCAGTTGACCGAAGATCATACTTTGGTTCAGAAGCTAGTGAATGCTGGCTTATTGGAGCAAACTGAAGTTAAAAACCATCCAAAGCGCCATGTGATTACCCAATGTTTGGGTATAGAGAACGAAAATCAGCTGAATATTGGTTCTTTGAAACGTGAGTGGGATTATGGAGAGTCATTGTTGCTTGCCAGTGATGGTTTGTATGAGGAACTTTCAAGACAAGAAATCGTTGCAGCTTTGAAACTTCCTCGTGATAATCAGGCTAAGGTGGAATATTTGGTTGAGTTAGCATGTAAGAATGGGGGTAGCGATAATATTTCTTTAATGCTAATTTCATCACCGGTTACTGAGCCAAAGCCAAAAAAGCAAGAAACTCCGCTTGAAAAGTTTATAACAAAAATCAAAACAATCCTTAAAATAGGTTAA
- a CDS encoding serine/threonine protein kinase: MTQDNDLRIGRYKLVKEIGRGAMSVVYQAEDPEIGRMLAIKLLKHELVEKEEYRELFLREAKAAGRLGHPGIVTIYDVGIWQERPFIAMELLEGQNLDEYLQQNGTFSLEQASDLAKQLALALDYAHQNGVIHRDLKPDNILVLDGGRRFKITDFGIAHVEHLFLEDEGGKSKDKIMGTPAYMSPEQITGHGVDFKTDLYSLGVILYQVTKGELPFQAPNYAAMMQAVLHLNPQPINIVSEQGFMWQSIIFRLLQKNPDHRYPTSDELLEEIETLTKELTQNKEGLAGIRFVSMRARWAISLSAVVLLVMILGMVWVYNKQNKLMNQLVFDYGNSMVQIISQETREPLLLEERITLQELTRDIAGNSQIRHLSIRDKDGIVQSSSQPEQISKPFSLPPASQIQQKTSDAQIYSNLTDYDQEVVLFDSQIKYQDKVIGNAFIAISRSNLKSATQSSLLAMIIWMFLIMLAVFSGVYWLANRFIQRVNETRHVIRELRNHGEADILKVDTHDEVGRLQQEVNDLSQKLAGLTQTQYISTSPDPSLLETITDLDKTLIISQDEADSEIGKDSG, encoded by the coding sequence ATGACTCAAGATAACGACCTGCGCATCGGGCGCTACAAGCTTGTAAAAGAAATTGGCCGAGGAGCTATGTCTGTGGTTTATCAGGCAGAAGATCCAGAAATCGGTCGAATGCTCGCGATAAAACTCTTAAAACACGAACTGGTGGAAAAAGAGGAGTATCGCGAGCTTTTTTTGCGTGAGGCAAAAGCTGCTGGCCGCCTGGGACATCCTGGTATTGTGACTATTTATGATGTTGGGATTTGGCAAGAGCGTCCTTTCATTGCGATGGAGTTATTGGAAGGACAAAACCTTGATGAATATTTACAGCAAAACGGTACTTTTAGTTTAGAGCAAGCATCTGATCTTGCTAAACAACTGGCCTTGGCTCTTGATTACGCTCACCAAAACGGTGTTATTCACCGCGATCTTAAACCTGATAATATTTTGGTATTAGATGGCGGGCGTCGATTTAAAATCACTGACTTTGGTATTGCTCATGTTGAGCACCTTTTTCTTGAAGATGAAGGTGGTAAAAGCAAAGATAAAATTATGGGCACACCTGCTTATATGTCACCTGAGCAAATTACCGGACATGGCGTCGACTTTAAAACGGATCTCTATTCGCTCGGTGTGATACTTTATCAGGTCACCAAAGGCGAACTTCCATTCCAAGCACCAAATTATGCTGCCATGATGCAGGCTGTTCTTCATTTAAACCCACAGCCGATCAATATTGTTTCTGAACAGGGTTTCATGTGGCAAAGTATAATATTCCGTTTGCTACAGAAAAACCCTGACCATCGTTACCCTACCAGTGATGAGTTGTTAGAAGAAATTGAGACTCTGACTAAGGAGTTGACTCAGAATAAAGAAGGATTAGCTGGCATTCGTTTTGTTTCGATGCGGGCACGTTGGGCTATTAGCTTATCCGCTGTGGTTTTACTGGTCATGATTCTTGGCATGGTTTGGGTTTACAACAAACAGAATAAACTAATGAATCAGTTGGTGTTTGATTATGGCAACTCGATGGTACAAATCATTTCTCAGGAGACAAGAGAGCCTTTATTGCTTGAGGAGCGTATTACATTGCAGGAGTTGACACGGGATATTGCTGGTAACTCCCAAATTCGCCATCTTTCAATCCGTGACAAGGATGGGATCGTACAGAGTAGCAGTCAGCCTGAGCAAATTAGTAAGCCATTCTCATTGCCTCCTGCAAGCCAAATACAGCAGAAGACATCAGATGCTCAAATATACTCTAATTTAACGGATTATGACCAGGAAGTGGTTCTTTTCGACTCGCAGATTAAGTATCAGGATAAAGTTATTGGCAATGCATTTATTGCTATCAGCCGAAGCAATTTGAAAAGTGCCACTCAGTCATCACTGCTGGCGATGATTATCTGGATGTTTTTAATTATGCTGGCAGTCTTCTCAGGGGTTTATTGGCTAGCCAACCGCTTTATCCAGCGAGTCAATGAGACGCGGCATGTGATAAGAGAACTGAGAAATCATGGGGAAGCGGATATACTTAAGGTGGATACTCATGATGAGGTAGGCCGCTTGCAACAGGAGGTCAACGATCTTTCCCAGAAGTTGGCAGGTTTAACTCAAACTCAGTATATAAGCACGTCCCCCGATCCCAGTTTGCTGGAAACTATAACTGACTTGGATAAAACCTTGATAATTTCTCAAGATGAAGCTGACTCAGAAATAGGAAAAGACTCAGGCTGA